Proteins from a single region of Hydrogenispora ethanolica:
- a CDS encoding carbohydrate ABC transporter permease, whose translation MKLESFTKKVSHEFPQNHIQSRFLTRPKVQENLFAYLMLAPDLIGLAVFIFLPIVIAFYVSLHDWNALEPMQFVGLKNYWTLSGDLDWWVSLRTTALYSLMFVPLVYGISLLLAVFIHSIPGKFQEFIRTVNFMPFSVSTVVAGIIWMFMFEEQRGMVNGAIKLLGLPAQTFLGDPDQALICIALVSAWMVIGYYTVLFLAALKDIPVSYYEAARLDGANVLTIFKNITLPLLKETSTFVLIVTTIASFQVFDQIKIMTNGGPADATNVSVFYIYRQCFEYMKLGYASALAFVLFMIIFALSLAQLKLMRSGNTDSKI comes from the coding sequence ATGAAACTGGAATCATTTACAAAGAAAGTGAGTCATGAGTTCCCGCAGAACCATATCCAAAGCCGATTTTTGACCCGTCCGAAGGTGCAGGAGAACCTCTTCGCCTATCTGATGCTGGCTCCCGACCTGATAGGCCTGGCGGTATTCATCTTTTTGCCGATCGTGATCGCTTTTTATGTAAGCCTCCACGATTGGAACGCCCTGGAGCCCATGCAATTCGTGGGTCTCAAAAACTATTGGACGCTCAGCGGCGATCTGGACTGGTGGGTGAGCCTGCGCACCACCGCTTTATATTCTTTAATGTTTGTGCCGTTGGTCTACGGGATCTCGCTCTTGCTGGCGGTTTTCATCCATTCGATCCCCGGCAAGTTTCAGGAGTTCATCCGGACCGTCAATTTCATGCCGTTCTCCGTCTCGACGGTGGTGGCCGGCATCATCTGGATGTTTATGTTCGAGGAACAGCGGGGAATGGTGAACGGCGCGATCAAGTTGCTGGGCTTGCCGGCCCAGACCTTTCTGGGCGACCCCGACCAGGCCCTGATCTGTATCGCGCTGGTTTCGGCGTGGATGGTCATCGGCTATTATACGGTATTGTTTCTGGCCGCTTTGAAGGACATTCCGGTCAGCTATTACGAAGCGGCGCGGCTCGACGGGGCCAATGTCCTGACCATTTTCAAGAATATCACCTTGCCATTGTTGAAGGAAACCAGCACTTTCGTGTTGATTGTGACCACCATTGCTTCGTTCCAGGTGTTCGACCAGATCAAGATCATGACCAACGGGGGGCCGGCCGACGCCACCAATGTTTCGGTTTTCTATATTTACCGCCAATGCTTCGAATATATGAAGCTGGGCTATGCCTCGGCTTTGGCCTTTGTTTTGTTCATGATCATCTTCGCTTTAAGCCTGGCGCAACTGAAACTGATGCGCAGCGGCAATACCGATAGTAAGATATAA
- a CDS encoding ABC transporter substrate-binding protein, translated as MRKRVWRLLGLLAVLTLLAGVCTAGAQEKTRIKFWTFHSNYEKEFMISLGQEYMKVNPNVEIVYENIPESEYMGAKLTTAFAANSGPDVFVISPGDFLKYANSGLALDLTPYFTDKIRADFLKSSLDAVTVKGKIYAIPFEVELLGLYYNKDMLAKANVAPPKTWQELIGATKKLKTDQVAGLVIEPQRGYYQNFTWYPFLWQGGGTVINVQTKKSAFKGRAVENALKLWADLIKAGAPSKLAKGTWEPFIGDGSAAMQICGTWIIARLEKDFADKNIGLVPLPTPPGGKAATDAGGWKFMVNGKSKNADAAAKFAMWALAENVNLPLKWCTEVKFAYSPRKSVVQAGAAIYGKGLRKVFTDQIYETAIGEPRYPAEIVGFVGDALQEVMFKNVAPRQAAQKADQKIKQFLKDFKGSM; from the coding sequence ATGAGAAAAAGAGTTTGGCGTTTGCTCGGTCTGCTGGCTGTTTTAACCTTACTTGCCGGAGTTTGCACAGCCGGAGCCCAAGAAAAGACCAGGATTAAATTCTGGACTTTTCATTCCAATTACGAGAAAGAATTCATGATCTCCCTGGGCCAGGAGTACATGAAGGTCAACCCCAATGTCGAGATCGTCTACGAAAATATTCCCGAATCGGAGTATATGGGGGCCAAGTTGACGACCGCCTTCGCCGCGAATAGCGGACCGGATGTGTTTGTGATCAGCCCCGGCGATTTCTTGAAATACGCCAACTCCGGACTGGCGCTGGATTTGACACCTTACTTCACGGACAAGATCCGCGCCGATTTCTTGAAGAGTTCCCTGGATGCGGTAACCGTCAAAGGCAAGATTTACGCCATCCCGTTTGAAGTGGAACTGTTGGGCTTGTATTACAACAAAGACATGCTGGCCAAGGCCAATGTCGCCCCGCCCAAGACCTGGCAGGAATTGATCGGCGCCACCAAAAAGCTGAAGACCGACCAAGTCGCCGGACTGGTGATCGAACCGCAAAGAGGCTATTACCAGAACTTCACCTGGTATCCGTTCCTGTGGCAAGGCGGCGGGACCGTGATCAATGTTCAAACCAAGAAATCCGCGTTTAAAGGCCGGGCGGTGGAGAATGCCCTCAAATTGTGGGCGGACTTGATCAAAGCCGGAGCCCCCAGCAAACTGGCCAAGGGCACGTGGGAGCCATTTATCGGCGATGGCTCGGCGGCCATGCAGATCTGCGGCACCTGGATCATTGCCCGTTTGGAAAAGGATTTCGCCGATAAAAATATCGGGTTGGTTCCGTTACCCACTCCGCCCGGCGGCAAAGCGGCTACCGATGCCGGCGGCTGGAAGTTCATGGTCAACGGCAAAAGCAAGAATGCCGACGCCGCCGCCAAGTTCGCCATGTGGGCCCTGGCCGAAAACGTCAATCTGCCGCTGAAATGGTGCACCGAGGTTAAGTTCGCCTACTCGCCCCGCAAATCGGTGGTTCAGGCCGGCGCGGCGATCTATGGCAAAGGGTTGCGCAAAGTATTCACCGATCAGATCTATGAAACCGCCATCGGCGAACCGCGTTACCCGGCCGAGATCGTCGGTTTTGTGGGCGATGCGCTGCAAGAGGTGATGTTCAAGAATGTCGCTCCGAGGCAGGCGGCTCAAAAAGCGGACCAGAAGATCAAGCAATTCTTGAAAGATTTTAAGGGCTCAATGTGA
- a CDS encoding glycoside hydrolase family 172 protein: protein MNDLLYPAASLSTIAYARNAKRNRLSSFDRTGGNDDRIYLAPGETRTIADIAGAGCINHIWCTLAGENFVEEKNYLRKVVLRMYWDAEENPSVEAPIGDFFGMGHAQCRNFVSLPLQMSPENGKSFNCWFPMPYATRARIEVLNECDKQTIFYFYVDYEAYNSLPDNLLRFHAVWHRECPTKGRKQGGITNREWLFEGKNTTGDENYVILEAEGRGHYVGCNINIHNLRDTAKWDWPGEGDDMIFIDGEKWPPTLHGTGTEDYVNMAWCPTQEYSAPYHGLILGGKDNWKGRISYYRYHIQDPIMFEKSIRVTIEHGHNNHRSDDWSSTAYWYQSEPHLKFKPLLPVKLRLPIDEEEFQWEWK from the coding sequence ATGAACGATCTGCTCTACCCGGCCGCTTCCTTAAGCACAATCGCCTATGCCAGAAACGCCAAAAGAAACCGCCTTTCCAGCTTTGACCGGACTGGCGGCAATGATGACCGGATCTATCTCGCACCGGGCGAAACCCGCACCATTGCCGATATCGCCGGAGCAGGATGCATCAACCACATCTGGTGTACCCTTGCCGGGGAGAACTTTGTGGAGGAGAAGAACTATTTACGGAAGGTCGTGCTCCGGATGTACTGGGACGCAGAGGAAAATCCCAGCGTCGAGGCGCCGATCGGCGACTTTTTCGGGATGGGGCACGCCCAATGCCGGAACTTTGTCTCGTTGCCGTTGCAGATGAGTCCGGAGAACGGCAAGAGTTTTAACTGCTGGTTCCCGATGCCTTATGCCACCCGGGCCAGGATCGAAGTACTCAATGAATGCGATAAACAGACCATTTTCTATTTTTATGTGGATTACGAAGCGTATAACTCCTTGCCTGATAACCTGCTGCGGTTTCACGCGGTCTGGCACCGGGAATGCCCCACCAAAGGCCGGAAACAGGGCGGCATAACCAATCGGGAATGGCTGTTTGAGGGCAAGAACACGACCGGGGACGAAAATTACGTCATCTTGGAAGCGGAAGGTCGCGGGCATTACGTGGGCTGCAATATTAATATCCACAATTTGCGGGACACCGCCAAATGGGATTGGCCGGGTGAAGGAGACGACATGATCTTTATCGACGGCGAAAAATGGCCGCCCACCCTGCACGGCACCGGAACCGAGGATTACGTCAATATGGCCTGGTGCCCGACGCAGGAGTATTCCGCCCCATATCACGGCTTGATTTTGGGCGGAAAAGACAACTGGAAGGGCCGGATCAGCTACTACCGTTACCACATCCAGGATCCGATCATGTTCGAAAAGTCCATCCGGGTCACCATCGAACACGGCCACAACAACCACCGCTCCGACGACTGGTCAAGCACGGCCTATTGGTATCAGAGCGAACCCCACCTGAAGTTTAAACCGCTTTTGCCCGTGAAACTGCGGTTGCCCATTGATGAAGAGGAGTTCCAATGGGAATGGAAATAA
- a CDS encoding ABC transporter substrate-binding protein, which produces MKPAIRKAMLIVLPLLLVLGNLAGCGSSGGVSSRTDAGAKTVKRLVMWKFKSNKEDYILYDWLKLWNDQHPGVQVSLELIPFTDYLTNKLPTAFATNSAPDVYLISAGSFLKYAKAGCALPLDRYLSRELRADFYKPSLETVSYHGQIMGIPIEREPVALFYNQRVFHQKKLSPPRTWAELLRCARILNSGNMAGIYLPVQPSDYQNFIFYTFLMQLCDGVFTEKTHVASFQTMGIKALELWRNLAPYSYRLETAVQLAPDIYPLASGKAAMQICGYWAVRMLEKYYPQFEYGVVPVPVLPGSRVRSVYGGWFQVINPNSKFKDEAVAFSLWMWGADPARPIEWCTEASSKFPARLSVLKRAEKLFGNDKGRIFSRQILPFAVPEPRYPSEISNVVSKAIQNALFTGKPLSSIAAKADEAINHYFRSNRGDLFQP; this is translated from the coding sequence ATGAAACCAGCCATTCGAAAAGCCATGCTTATCGTTCTGCCGCTGCTGCTGGTCCTCGGCAACTTGGCGGGCTGTGGATCGAGCGGCGGCGTTTCATCACGGACCGATGCCGGCGCAAAAACCGTCAAACGGCTGGTGATGTGGAAGTTCAAATCCAATAAGGAAGATTATATTTTATACGATTGGCTCAAACTTTGGAATGACCAACATCCGGGGGTTCAGGTAAGCCTGGAGTTGATCCCTTTCACCGATTACTTGACGAACAAGTTGCCGACGGCTTTCGCCACCAATAGCGCCCCCGATGTCTATTTGATCTCGGCGGGCAGCTTTTTAAAGTACGCCAAGGCCGGTTGTGCCTTGCCGCTGGATCGCTATTTATCCCGAGAATTGCGCGCCGATTTCTATAAACCGAGTTTGGAGACGGTAAGCTACCATGGCCAAATCATGGGGATTCCCATTGAGCGGGAGCCGGTGGCATTATTTTATAATCAAAGGGTCTTTCATCAGAAAAAGTTATCGCCCCCGCGCACCTGGGCCGAGCTGTTGCGTTGCGCCAGAATTTTAAACTCGGGCAATATGGCCGGAATCTACCTCCCGGTACAGCCCAGCGACTATCAGAACTTCATTTTTTATACGTTTTTAATGCAATTATGCGATGGCGTGTTCACTGAGAAAACTCACGTCGCTTCTTTTCAAACCATGGGTATCAAAGCATTGGAACTCTGGCGGAATTTAGCGCCATATAGCTATCGCCTAGAAACAGCGGTTCAACTGGCTCCCGATATTTATCCATTGGCCAGCGGGAAAGCAGCGATGCAGATCTGCGGCTATTGGGCTGTCCGAATGCTCGAAAAATATTATCCGCAATTCGAATACGGCGTGGTACCGGTACCGGTTCTTCCCGGAAGCCGGGTCAGAAGCGTTTACGGCGGCTGGTTCCAGGTCATCAACCCCAACAGCAAGTTTAAGGATGAAGCGGTGGCTTTCAGCCTGTGGATGTGGGGCGCCGATCCGGCGCGGCCCATCGAATGGTGCACCGAAGCCAGCTCAAAGTTTCCGGCGCGGCTCAGTGTGCTGAAGCGGGCCGAGAAGCTGTTCGGCAACGACAAGGGCCGCATCTTCAGCCGGCAGATCCTGCCGTTTGCCGTCCCCGAACCGCGCTATCCTTCGGAAATATCGAATGTCGTCAGTAAAGCGATTCAGAACGCCCTCTTCACCGGGAAGCCGCTTTCAAGCATCGCCGCCAAAGCCGATGAAGCGATCAATCATTATTTCCGGTCTAATCGGGGCGATCTTTTTCAACCCTAA
- a CDS encoding response regulator, which produces MTLKILLADDEPKVLRGMEMVIQRAGEDWEITGRARDGAGALQLIAQDRPDVVITDIKMPVMDGLELIERAKLVAPELQFIILSGYPDFQYAQQALKLGTVDYILKPPAYQDLLNSLKTVAAGKLGREAQKREEAELDALKRAAAQSRRERIFQELVYNPEPRILDDLTPDSREGGLFFAPFILCFIQLDNVTLAGLPAEEFETNLQKLTLFREAVRKAMDARNGCVLDLHNGGYCCLLPATDHDPAALQSQVGALHAELSAQLAESLTIGMSEPHEQPDQFRAAYKECLVIMRNKFFFPKNSLIRFGEMNPMAGPDSYPLELEAEFLEAMHLGDGDRSSLILQQMIQKFRQIADRDSTKFKNLVAEFIVTVSGNLAENGAAALPRETANSEMIGKITASDNIDDLQALLSEYTKSIAAHFCAANKPGCRRIINHIITYIKNHYFNDISLRQIAADFFMNESYLSDLFKRETGVSFTNFLTEFRVEQAKALLRQLDLKTYEIAEMVGYKDVKYFNKVFKKHTGMTPNEYRERMV; this is translated from the coding sequence ATGACCTTAAAAATACTTTTAGCTGACGATGAGCCCAAAGTGTTGCGCGGTATGGAAATGGTGATCCAGCGGGCCGGCGAGGATTGGGAGATAACCGGTCGCGCCAGGGATGGGGCGGGGGCGTTGCAACTGATCGCCCAGGACCGCCCCGATGTCGTCATTACCGATATTAAGATGCCGGTGATGGATGGCTTGGAGTTGATCGAACGAGCGAAACTGGTCGCCCCGGAACTCCAGTTTATCATTTTGAGCGGTTATCCGGATTTTCAATATGCTCAACAGGCACTAAAGTTGGGAACTGTGGACTATATCCTAAAACCTCCCGCTTATCAAGATCTACTGAATAGCCTCAAAACAGTCGCAGCCGGCAAACTTGGCCGGGAGGCCCAAAAACGGGAGGAAGCGGAACTCGACGCTCTCAAAAGAGCAGCCGCGCAATCCCGGCGCGAAAGGATCTTTCAGGAACTGGTATACAATCCGGAGCCCCGTATTTTAGACGATTTGACGCCGGACTCCCGGGAAGGCGGGCTCTTCTTTGCGCCATTCATCCTCTGTTTCATTCAGCTGGATAATGTGACCTTAGCCGGTCTCCCTGCGGAAGAATTTGAAACCAATCTGCAAAAACTGACTTTATTCCGGGAAGCGGTGAGAAAGGCGATGGATGCCCGGAACGGCTGCGTCCTGGATCTTCATAACGGCGGGTATTGCTGCCTGCTGCCGGCGACGGACCACGATCCGGCAGCGCTCCAAAGTCAAGTGGGAGCGCTTCATGCCGAATTAAGCGCTCAACTGGCGGAGAGCCTTACCATTGGCATGAGCGAGCCGCATGAACAGCCGGACCAATTCCGCGCCGCCTATAAGGAATGCCTGGTGATTATGCGGAATAAGTTCTTTTTCCCGAAGAACAGCCTCATCCGTTTCGGGGAAATGAATCCCATGGCCGGCCCGGACAGTTATCCGCTGGAGCTGGAAGCGGAATTTTTGGAAGCCATGCATTTGGGGGATGGCGACCGTTCCAGCCTTATTTTGCAGCAGATGATTCAGAAGTTCCGGCAGATCGCCGACCGGGACTCGACCAAGTTCAAAAACCTGGTCGCCGAATTTATCGTCACCGTTTCCGGAAATCTGGCGGAGAACGGTGCGGCCGCACTCCCGCGGGAGACCGCCAACAGCGAAATGATCGGCAAAATAACCGCCAGCGATAATATCGACGACCTTCAAGCGCTGCTCTCCGAATACACCAAGTCCATCGCCGCTCATTTTTGCGCCGCCAACAAACCGGGCTGCCGGAGAATTATCAATCATATCATTACTTACATTAAGAACCATTATTTCAACGATATTTCGCTACGGCAGATCGCCGCTGACTTTTTTATGAACGAATCCTACTTAAGTGACCTTTTTAAAAGGGAAACCGGAGTATCCTTTACCAATTTCTTGACCGAGTTCCGGGTGGAACAGGCCAAAGCGCTATTGCGGCAGTTGGATCTGAAAACCTATGAGATTGCGGAGATGGTGGGTTATAAAGATGTAAAGTATTTCAATAAAGTGTTTAAAAAACATACCGGAATGACTCCCAACGAATACCGGGAAAGGATGGTCTGA